Proteins encoded by one window of Culicoides brevitarsis isolate CSIRO-B50_1 chromosome 2, AGI_CSIRO_Cbre_v1, whole genome shotgun sequence:
- the LOC134828550 gene encoding zinc finger protein SNAI2-like produces the protein MPTSIMQKNYSHCPLKKRPVNIVREENIKQESDSEMEPENLSTKPEDLSKTGKYANTKILTPPHSEESSSSPPPAEIKKSPIRIPTPTYPTNIPSYYARALSKQIEEAPLNLSPAASPRIASEQQLSLANPINWHKPLSPPIQPNYLSLPIPGYPHHLLPNYPHAASEQYLAAAYHHAQLSPSRSPSQLSPYSMHRESSVSPPYSSMSPPLRNNVIKHEYNNSRYMPYHIPHHAYQSSLSPTSSHASFNSFRSMSPISNTSNTTVSEDLSSVPALSVLMEKSTSNSNIQKSHSNIKKDHEKTSGAPRYSCPDCKKSYSTYSGLSKHQQFHCAAATGKEAKTFSCKFCQKQYASLGALKMHIRTHTLPCKCNLCGKAFSRPWLLQGHIRTHTGEKPFSCQHCNRAFADRSNLRAHLQTHSDVKKYSCQSCSKTFSRMSLLTKHSEGGCPGQNNNNNQSGQQSFKQEMTMY, from the exons ATGCCTACATCaatcatgcaaaaaaactACAGCCACTGCCCGCTCAAGAAGCGTCCAGTTAACATCGTACgcgaagaaaatattaaacaag AATCCGATTCAGAAATGGAGCCGGAAAATTTAAGTACAAAACCAGAAGACTTGTCAAAAACCGGAAAATAtgcaaacacaaaaatcttGACTCCGCCACATTCCGAAGAGTCTTCGTCGTCACCACCGCCagcagaaattaaaaaatctccaaTCCGCATTCCAACACCTACCTACCCCACAAATATCCCATCATACTACGCACGTGCATTGAGCAAACAAATCGAAGAAGCTCCATTGAATTTGTCGCCAGCTGCCTCACCGAGAATCGCGAGCGAGCAACAACTTTCTCTCGCAAATCCCATCAACTGGCACAAACCACTCAGTCCGCCCATCCAACCGAATTACTTATCTCTGCCAATTCCTGGATATCCGCATCATCTACTTCCCAATTACCCACATGCAGCTAGCGAGCAATACTTAGCTGCCGCCTACCATCACGCACAACTATCACCATCTCGATCTCCATCACAACTCTCGCCATACAGCATGCATCGTGAAAGTTCTGTATCGCCGCCATACAGCAGTATGTCACCGCCGCTACGGAATAACGTGATCAAACACGAATACAATAACTCACGTTATATGCCATATCACATTCCGCACCATGCCTACCAATCAAGTTTGTCGCCAACATCAAGTCATGCCTCGTTCAATTCATTCCGTTCTATGTCACCAATTTCCAATACCTCAAATACCACAGTCTCCGAGGATCTCAGCTCGGTACCAGCATTGTCAGTACTCATGGAGAAATCCACATCAAACTCCAACATCCAAAAAAGTCACAGCAACATCAAGAAAGACCACGAAAAAACATCCGGAGCTCCGCGTTACAGTTGCCCTGACTGCAAAAAATCCTACTCAACATATTCGGGCTTGTCGAAACACCAACAATTCCATTGCGCCGCTGCCACAGGTAAAGAAGCAAAAACCTTTAGTTGTAAATTCTGTCAAAAACAATATGCGTCATTAGGCGCACTCAAAATGCACATTCGCACTCACACATTACCATGCAAATGCAACTTGTGCGGCAAGGCATTTTCGCGCCCATGGCTTTTGCAAGGACACATCCGTACACACACTGGCGAGAAACCCTTCTCGTGCCAGCATTGCAATCGCGCCTTTGCCGATCGCAGTAACTTGCGTGCCCATTTACAAACACATTCAGACGTGAAAAAGTACTCGTGTCAATCTTGTAGCAAAACCTTCTCACGAATGTCCCTCTTGACGAAACATTCGGAAGGAGGATGTCCCggacaaaataacaacaataaccaGTCCGGACAACAATCTTTCAAACAAGAAATGAcaatgtactaa